The Pandoraea apista genomic interval ACACGACCTCACGCGCGGCCCCATCGGCAAAACGCTGTTCTGGTTCTCGCTGCCGGTGCTTGGCAGCAACGTGCTTCAGTCGCTCAACGCTTCGATCAACGCCATGTGGATCGGGCACTATCTCGGCGAATCGGCGCTGACGGCGGCATCGAACGCCAACATTCTGCTGTTCTTCCTGCTGGGCGTGGTGTTCGGCATCAGCATGGCGAACACCATTCTCATCGGCCAGTCCATTGGCGCCAAGAATCAAGAGCTTACCCGGCGTATCGTTGGTACAAGCGCCTCCTTTTTTATACTGGCGTCGACTGCCGTGGCTGTCTTCGGCTACCTCTTCACGCCTGAATTGCTAGGGGCATTGGGCACACCGGGCGATGCGCGCGCGTTTGCCGTTGCGTATCTGCGCATCATCTTCGTGGCGTTGCCGGTCATGTACTTCTACAACTTCGTGATGATGGCGTTGCGAGGGGCGGGAGACGCACGAACGCCGTTTCGTTTCATGCTGCTCTCGGCGGGGCTCGACGTTGCGCTCAATCCGCTGCTGATCTTCGGCTGGGGACCGCTGCCGCCGTTCGGCATTGCGGGGTCGGCGGGCGCAACGCTCATTGCGCAGACGGTAAGCCTGGCCGCGCTCATGTACACGCTGTACCGGCGCCGCGATCCATTGTGGCTGCGACGCAAGGACTGGAAGTACCTGCGCATCGATCCCGAGTTGTTGCGGCTGCTCGTTGTCAAAGGCTTGCCGATGGGGCTGCAAATGGTGGTGATCTCGTCGTCGGCGATGGTGATGATGGGTTTCGTCAACGGCTATGGATCGCAAACAACGGCGGCTTACGGCGTGGCATCGCAGCTTTGGACGTACGTTCAGATGCCGGCGCTGGCCATAGGGGCGGGGGTATCGGCGCTGACCGCGCAGAACGTCGGGGCCGGATTATGGGATCGCGTCTCGCGCATCGGGCGGGTGGGCGTTGGGCTGAACTTCGTGATGACGGGAAGCCTGGTCGTGGCGATCTTGCTCTTCAACCGACAGTTCATGAACGCCTTTCTGCCCGAGGACGGCTATGCGATTGCTGTCGCGCAGCACATCAACGCGGTGGTGGCGTGGTCGTTCGTGCTGTTCGGCGTGACGATCGTGCTCTTCGGTGTTGTGCGTGCGACGGGCGCCGTGACGGCACCGCTCGTCATTCTGTTCGTGTCTCAGTGGGTGATCCGGTTGCCGTTTGCGTGGCAGATGCGCAAGACGTGGGGGGCGGAGGCCATCTGGTGGAGCTTCCCGCTCGGTTTCGCCGTGTCGCTGATCATGGCGCTCGCCTACTACCGCTGGGGGCATTGGCGGGGAGTGCGTATGTTGCCAAGGGGAGCCCCACCCGTTGTCACGCCGTTGGGCGATGGTGTGAATGCCGCAGCCGGCCCGCCGCCGGCACCGATGTCACCGACCTCGGTGCCCCCTGCCGTGCAAGCGGAACGCGCACCGGAGGATGGTTGCCGCTGAGCGGCGGTCGTCGGCGAGTATTAGCGAATACCCACCCGGTATCGACGCAAAGGACATTAGCTCATATCAACGCATGTCCGTTTGTGCGTCGTGGGCGATCCACTTCGCGGCCGATTCCGCGAGTGCGGCGCGAAGCCAGTGCAAGAGTGCTTCGCGTGCCGGGTTTGCGGCAAAGGGTTCACGCGCGAGTGCGACGTAGGCCGAACCGTCGCGAACAAAGCCATAGGGGGCCACCAGGCGTCCGGCGTTGAGCTCGTCGCTCACCATATACACAGAGCCGATGGCGATACCCAGTCCGGCTCCTGCTGCCTGCAAGCTCAAATAGAAGTGTTCGAACGGCGGCGTGGACATCGCGCTC includes:
- a CDS encoding MATE family efflux transporter gives rise to the protein MAGHDLTRGPIGKTLFWFSLPVLGSNVLQSLNASINAMWIGHYLGESALTAASNANILLFFLLGVVFGISMANTILIGQSIGAKNQELTRRIVGTSASFFILASTAVAVFGYLFTPELLGALGTPGDARAFAVAYLRIIFVALPVMYFYNFVMMALRGAGDARTPFRFMLLSAGLDVALNPLLIFGWGPLPPFGIAGSAGATLIAQTVSLAALMYTLYRRRDPLWLRRKDWKYLRIDPELLRLLVVKGLPMGLQMVVISSSAMVMMGFVNGYGSQTTAAYGVASQLWTYVQMPALAIGAGVSALTAQNVGAGLWDRVSRIGRVGVGLNFVMTGSLVVAILLFNRQFMNAFLPEDGYAIAVAQHINAVVAWSFVLFGVTIVLFGVVRATGAVTAPLVILFVSQWVIRLPFAWQMRKTWGAEAIWWSFPLGFAVSLIMALAYYRWGHWRGVRMLPRGAPPVVTPLGDGVNAAAGPPPAPMSPTSVPPAVQAERAPEDGCR